The Thunnus albacares chromosome 11, fThuAlb1.1, whole genome shotgun sequence genome contains a region encoding:
- the mao gene encoding amine oxidase [flavin-containing], with the protein MTAPSNTYDVIVVGGGISGLSAAKLLKASGLSPVVLEARDRVGGRTFTVRNKETKWVDLGGAYIGPTQNRILRLAKEYGIKTYKVNEQENLVHYVNGKSYPFKGSFPPMWNPIVLLDFNNLWRTMDEMGKEIPREAPWRAPHAEEWDKMTMQQLFEKICWTSTVRRFATLFVNVNVTSEPHEVSALWFLWYVKQCGGTMRIFSTTNGGQERKFVGGSSQISECMAKELGDRVKLQSPVYRIDQSGDMVEVETVDKQIYMAKYVIVATPPSLNLKMHFNPELPPLRNQLINRVPMGSVIKCMVYYKENFWRKKGYCGSMVIEEEGAPIGLTLDDTKPDGTVPAIMGFILSRKCRKLSELTKEERLRKICEVYSRVLGSDEALHPVHYEEKNWCEEQYSGGCYTAYFPPGILTQYGKVLREPVGKLYFAGTETATEWSGYMEGAVQAGERAAREIMCAMGKIQPNQIYQKEPESLEVPALPFVTSFWERNVPSVGGLLKLMGVSTFLCVATAAGLVACKKGLLHRC; encoded by the exons GGTTGAGTGCAGCAAAGCTGTTGAAAGCCAGCGGACTGAGCCCTGTAGTCCTGGAGGCCAGAGATCGAGTTGGTGGTCGTACCTTCACTGTGCGG aaTAAGGAGACAAAGTGGGTTGATCTGGGCGGGGCTTACATTGGTCCGACTCAGAACCGCATCCTCCGATTGGCCAAAGAGTACGGAATAAAGACCTACAAAGTCAACGAGCAGGAGAACCTGGTGCATTATGTCAAT GGAAAGTCTTACCCGTTCAAAGGCTCCTTCCCCCCCATGTGGAACCCCATCGTCTTGTTGGACTTCAACAACCTCTGGAGGACAATGGACGAGATGGGCAAGGAG ATCCCCAGAGAGGCTCCCTGGAGAGCTCCCCATGCTGAGGAGTGGGACAAGATGACCATGCAACAGCTCTTTGAGAAGATCTGCTGGACCAG TACTGTCCGCCGCTTTGCCACACTGTTTGTCAACGTGAACGTGACCTCTGAACCCCATGAGGTGTCGGCTCTCTGGTTCCTCTGGTATGTTAAACAGTGCGGGGGAACCATGAGGATCTTCTCCACCACTAACGGAGGACAG GAGAGGAAGTTCGTAGGTGGCTCCAGTCAGATCAGTGAGTGCATGGCCAAAGAGCTGGGCGACCGCGTGAAACTGCAGTCCCCAGTCTACAGGATCGACCAGAGCGGAGACATGGTGGAGGTGGAGACGGTGGACAAACAGATCTATATG GCCAAGTACGTGATCGTGGCCACCCCTCCTAGCCTGAATCTGAAGATGCACTTTAACCCTGAGCTGCCCCCGCTGAGGAACCAGCTGATCAACCGCGTCCCCATGGGCTCTGTCATCAAGTGCATGGTCTACTACAAAGAGAACTTCTGGAGGAAAAAGG gttACTGTGGCAGCATGGTGATCGAGGAGGAAGGGGCTCCCATTGGTCTGACGCTGGATGACACAAAGCCTGATGGGACTGTACCTGCCATTATGGG ATTCATCCTCTCCCGCAAATGCAGAAAGCTATCAGAGCTGACCAAAGAAGAGAG GTTGAGGAAGATCTGTGAGGTCTACTCCAGAGTGCTGGGCTCAGATGAGGCTCTGCAT CCGGTGCACTATGAGGAGAAGAACTGGTGTGAAGAGCAGTACTCTGGGGGCTGCTACACAGCATATTTCCCCCCAGGAATCCTTACCCAGTATGGCAA gGTGCTGAGGGAGCCAGTAGGCAAGTTGTACTTTGCGGGCACAGAGACGGCCACAGAATGGAGTGGCTACATGGAAGGAGCGGTGCAGGCTGGAGAGAGGGCGGCCAGAGAG ATCATGTGTGCGATGGGTAAAATCCAACCAAATCAGATCTATCAGAAGGAGCCTGAGTCTCTG GAAGTCCCAGCACTCCCCTTTGTCACCAGCTTCTGGGAGAGAAATGTGCCTTCAGTGGGTGGTCTCCTGAAACTGATGGGAGTCTCCACCTTCCTGTGTGTTGCCACCGCAGCCGGCCTGGTGGCCTGCAAGAAGGGCCTCCTGCACCGGTGTTAA